The Triticum aestivum cultivar Chinese Spring chromosome 5A, IWGSC CS RefSeq v2.1, whole genome shotgun sequence genomic sequence CCATCTCAGAGCCGCAGAGGTAGCAGAAGTGGTGGCCGCACCTGCAAATCCAAGGAAACAAGAACATCTCGTCATGGACGTGAAAATAATTGCTGGTGTGCAGCAGATCCAGCTAGTGAAAGCTAACACAGCGCTCACCTGCAGACAATGTACACGCAGCCTTCCACCCTCTCGACGTACATCTTGcacttgccgcacctccgccacttGCTCTCCTGCGCGACCTTCCTCAGCAGCAGGTCCTCCCGCCCGCGCTCGTCCTTGCCGAGCCGCTGGAACTCGGCGCAATCGACGCCGTCGTGCCACGGCACCTTGCACTGCGCGCAGAACATGCGGGAGCAGTGTGGGCACTCCACGTCCCTTATCGCCGCGTCCCCGTCCTGGTGGTCGTCGACCAGCAGCGTCGAGCAGTCGTTGAAGGGGCAGTAGAACTTGATCCCCTCGAGCGCCATGTCGCAGAGCGCCGCGCCCCACCGCTGGAACAGCGGCGTCGGGATCACGTCCCGGCACGCCTCCGGCTGCAGCGTGCCGTCCTTGCAGCCCGGGTCGGGGCACCTGACGGGCAGCACGTTCTCTTCCACCTTCGCCGCAATGTACTGCCTCACGCAGCTGACACAGAACGCGTGCGTGCACCCGTCGACCGGGAAGCATTCTATGGCAGGCACTTCCTCCATGCAGATGGTGCAGTAGAAGTCGTTGGCAATTGCTGTGCCGCTGGAACATTGGCCGAGCTCTTGCAGCACGTCGTTGCACGGTTGCTTGCCTTTGTCTATTATTGCTCTGATCGATGATGAGCTGCCCGTATCACCATCATCGTCGATATCGATCACTTGTGGCGTGTCTGGCTTCAACAAAGAATCACAAGAAGTAATCGGACACTTGGGCATCTCGGTGGCCATTGTCTCGGTTGTGTATCTGGCGAAGCAGGTGATGCAGATGATATGATCGCAGTTTTCAGGTTTCCACGATGCTTCCAGTGATACTGTCATCAGCCTGCAAACTGCACACATCATCGTGCCACTGCCGGAACATTGCCCGAATTCTTCCAGCCCATTATAGGGATGTTCCTTCCCTTTGCCATCATCGATCTCTTTGATTGCGATCAGGCTGCCATCATCGTCTACTTCCATAAGTTCATGTATCTCTGGATCGACATGATATTTGCAAGAAGCAACCGGGCACTTTGGCATCTCTGTGGCCACTGTCTCTGTTGTGTATTTGGCGAAGCAGTCAATACAGATGGCATGATCACAATTCTCAGGTTTCCATGATGCTTCCAGTGATACTGTCATCAGTCTGCAAACCGCACATGCCATCGTCGCGGACTGAGCTGAGAGTCGGAGGACCTCTTCAAGCTGCTCAGCTTCGGCTGCAGCAAAATCATCATCCATCCTGCAGGAGCTCATTGAGATTCGTAGTGACTTGGTGTTCAAATGAATAAGAAAAGCGGGCTAACAGCAAAATATCAAACATCCAACATTGTTGTTAAGCTTGTGATATGCAATGAAGATGAAAACACATCCATATTCTTATTACCACTACAGATTGAGGAGCATCAGTAGCAATCAAGTAACTCATATCATCAGCTATCCATCATGATATTATTAATCAAATGAATATGAAATACGTGAGATAGAACATTCAACAAGAGAGTAAACTCCATCATGGGCCGTGCATTCATTACGAATGATAAACATATATAAAAGCTTACTACAATACATTGCACAAGATTTTATAGCTAAATCTCGATTTCAATCTAGCCGAACCATATTGCCGTTGGATATTTCGGTTGCTGATTAGGTATTGTTAAATGTGATGATACCCATAACTTTGGGTTAACCATGACATTTTTAGAAAACAGAAGTGATTGGATTACCCAAACTTCCAAATATGCTCGCTCTAAGCAATGTAGACTAACACAACCGGGCATGCAGACTAACCCCTCGCAAGCATATCATCGGACTTTTGGTGTGCACACGATGGGCTCCTACGTTGAATATGCCTCTACACTTGATAAAGCCTATTATTATCTTGTAAATTTGGGTTGATGGTGGTTTTCAATCTCGCTCTTTCATCGAGGACCCACCAGACGATCTTCGGCTTTAAAACTCTACTACCTTACAGATTTgggttggtgatggtggtggtgagtTCACTGCCCCACTCTATCCCAATCTCGCTCATTCATATACGACCCACAGATGCTCTTcggtttttttaataaaaaaatcacAAGCAAAAGAATCACAGGTTGGAGGCACTACGATAGTACCTTTGGAGAGACTTGACCACATTGCGCGAGATTTTAGAAGAGATCCACACCTCAATTTTGGTTAAACCATATATCCTCCCATTTCTCGTCGCTAGACGGTGTGAAATTTGGCTACACGCTGGCATTTGTTATGAAATTACGGGTAAAGTCCACGGAAATACCCCTCGTTCAAATGTATAGGATCTACACCACTACTGGGAAATTACGTGTAAAGTCCTGCGACACAACTGGGTCTGCAATGCAGACTGACCCCTTGCAAGCATATCGCCGGACATGTGGCGTGCACGCACCGACCGCAAACGAAGAGCACGCCCTAAACGTGGCACAATGGCCAGCGCCGACCGCATTTCGACAATCTTGGGAGTGGAACCGCAGACAAATCCAGGAGTGCAGAGGGTAGGGATGGATGCTACCTGTGGCCGGCCGGCGACCGACCTTGCGCTTCAGGCGTGGGAGCCGTAAAGCGCCGGTGCGTGCTCCTGCCGAGTGGCCGCGACGGCGGGAAGACGAGCTAGTGGGCCGGCCAGCTGAGGTCCCTAAGGGGCGCGTCGGCCGCGATCGGTCGGAGAATGTAGGCACCAGCTAGAGCTagggccggcggcgggaggaggaaggggaggagaggcGTCGGGCGCGCGGTGGGTGTCGTGTCGAGGAAGAAGCGTGGCGATTGTGACGAGGCGGCTTGAAGCGGACGCGTTGGTTCGCTCGCCTCGTCGGAACTCGAGCCGCCTCCTTGTGTTGGGTCTTGGGCGAGCCGCGACCCCGTGCTTGACCGGCCGAGTCAAAGACGCGTCTGACTCGTGTCGTTTCAAGTGTCCTTCGTCAGCAGCactgaggctggtcatagtgggtaaCTTAGACCAGCgtcatatgacactagtctaagttactaccttcataatgcaaagtaatataaaagtagtatcatagatgactttatttattagcttctagactcatcttgtcttgcaAAAACGCTATGTTATAGTAATATATTATGTTACTACCTCTCATTAATTACTTGTCACATAAGCAGAATTTTCTCGAAGTGTGCTATGTTactagctactccctccttccatctatatagggcctaatgcatttttcgaggttaactttgaccaaatgttaaaacaataatatatgacatgcaacttacacaaagcatatcgtcaaattcatacgtgaaaggagctttcaataatataattttcacattatgcacgTCATGTACTATTattcttgtcaatagtcaaaggcgttcttgaaagttactcccactatgactagcctgagAAAGCAACCGGCCGAGAGCCTGCTGTCCTCTCTGCATTTGTCTCTGAACAGGCTTCGTAGAAAATCATAAATGTAAAATCTTACAAAATCTAAGTATTTTTTAAATCTGAGGATGTACCAATGGTTGATAGGatgatcttatattgtatatagcGGAAATATTTTCTTTGATTTGGGTGAAGAAATTAATTACGGATGTGGAGTTTCTGCTCCCGGGCGCATATGGATCCGGATGAACAGTATAAAAAGGAAAGGAATAGTACTCTCTTCGATCCAGATTAATAGTCGCAGCTCTGTGAAGTTGCGCAAGTAAAATTTTCAGAATATTATGAACATTGGAGACGGGTGCACAGCCGCATAATGTAGTAGTAATCTGACATAAATTATGCCTCTAATAACGCGGCCAATAAATGGTTTGGTGTTATTTTTCAGTTGAATAATGATTTGGTGTTGATGCAAGCAAGTAATGTTGCAATCATCTTTGACGGGCACCGAAGTCACAGGGTCAGAATAACTGACCGATCTTCAGCGGAGCCCAGAGCACACGCGTCCTTGCCGCTGGATCCGGCCCGCtcaacccccgccgccgccgtcgcgtccGGCATGCCCGAGCTCGCAGCCGGCGATCCGCGCAACggaggagccggcggcggcggctccttgtGCACGACGagctggtggtgctgctgctgcaGAGCTGCGACGCGCTGACGCGGGTGGGACGTGCCCCCGAAGCAGCGCGAGAGGCGGCGGAGCGTGGCGGTTCGGTCGCGCAACAGGAGGCCCAGCTTTCCGTAACCCTTGGGATCTTCCCGTCTCGTATTAAACGTGGCAACGGTTCGTCCCTAGATCCCCGTAACCCCAAGCGGTACCCGGAGATTTGCGCCCTGATCCTGATCGATCAAAAGGACGACGGCTCGAACCCGGACtcgacgcccccgccgccgcacgccgccgccccgatcgatcgcgccgccgcccgcgccagggAGAGGTGCTCATCGCGCATTCCGcgcccgctcgcctcgccccctcTGTCTGGTTCGTCTGTGCTTCCTCGGCCCCTCCTTAGCCCCCCTGCAGCTCAGGCCTGCTTCCCTCGCGGACGAAAGGTATGGGACCCGAAATCTACACGTCGTGAACCCTAAACCCTAGAAGTTTGAGCTGTGTGGGATCGGTCGCGGTCGTTTACGGACGGATTTTGCTTGCATAGAATGCCTACCTTTGTTTGGGCATGTTGAATTGGGATGAAATTGGTTTGGGCACCCTATTTCCTTTGCCTTGAgtttttttttttgggggggggggggtcaaattTGCAGCCCTTGTTGGTTGTATTATGTATACCAGGAAGATTAGGAATCTGACCCCTTCAAGAGAAAAAAAAAAGATTAGAGGAATCTGAAGGTAGCACTGTTTTTCAGTGACCTCACAATTTCTGGAATAATTCTTCAAGATGCAAATCTCAGTCTGTGCCCTGTATTTGTCACCTATGCGTTTGTAGATGGGCATAGGATGATTAGAAAGGAAAAACATTATGCTGTTTTGGGCTACTGCATTGGATGCTTTGTATGTCTGGTGATCTAGTCTAGAATCAGAAAATGAGGGTACATGTACCTATCACCTAGGCCCCAGTTGTGGAGTGGGGTAGTAAGGGCATTGGCTATTTAAATGATGAATTTTAAGAGAATGATACAACTTGCCCTTTTCTCCAATATTTGAGAGAACCATCTTTGCTCTGCCTCCGGGACAACATAAAGGACACTAGTATTGAGGAGCTAGTTGTCATGTTCTTAACCGATAAGCATAATAATATCACTCTGAAAGTGAGTGTCCGTTTTGTTTTGCCTCTTTCGATGAGTTTACTGCCATGACTTGAAACTTTTTTTAAGTGCTCTTCTTGAATGGAAAATTGAGTGCTCATAATCCTGATTTTTTACTTGCACATTTTGATATTTATAATTGGACTAGAATAGAAAGGTTGTGTGCTATGTTCCCAAAAAGGGATTATACCCACATAATAGAGCCCATGACTCCCCTGTTTGGCAACCAGAGATAAGCACACACCACAGAGAAGTAGGCAACCCTTACATGCTAATTCTAAATGTTTAAATTGTAAATTGTGTTATTTGGATTCGAATTGGACAGAAACAATAGTGAAAATTTGGAGTGTGCTATCCGTGCTTGCATTTTTGCACCCACTCTGCAGAGTATCGTGTATGCTTGGAACTAACAGAATCATACGATGAACTTTCGCAGGCTGATCTGAGTTGGATCATCCTCGGCACTCAACTTCTCTTCAGCAATGGTGTTCTGTGCTCACTGTCAGGATGACTGCCCGTATATACAGGACCCTGACAACGGGATCACGTGAGACCTTCATTTCCTGCTCTTGCACTATTCTTCTAATAATTGCATGCAAAATGCCAAAACCAGTGGGTATTACTGTTATAACTTGGCTGTTTTTatctactccttccgttccaaatcGTAAGGCATGTGACACAAAATCGATATCATTGAACTCATATTAAGAAATACTATCTCCGTCTCAAAATATAAGGCGTTTAGTTTagcctacaaaaacgtcttatattttgagacagaggtAGTTCATACATATGATTGCGATTCTGGCCGGAGGAAGTATTATTTTTTCTCAATTGATTCCTGTGAACACAGCTTAAAcattttttcatcttcttcttaTGCTCTTTGCCATGTTGGTTGTCAGATGTTGTGGAATGTGCGGGAAGGTTTTTGATGAGCACATTTTTGAGGTTGGGCCTACTTTTGTCAAGAACTCCTCGGGACAGGTTGGTCTTGGTGCCGCGCTTTATTTATACTAGAAagagcccgtgtgttgcaacggtaGAAAAAAATACCACACATCCCTAACACAATAACCATGACTGAAGACCCCAATAGGACCATGTGCATCCCATTTGTGTTGTTCCTTACTCTCCTTCCCACCCTTCTAGGCGGTGGCCTCAGTGCTCACGCAATCATAACGCGTTTGAATTTGGCCAATTCTAAGGTCTCTCTCCCTCTTTGCATAAGATgagaaatttgtttttttttcaccTGGAGGTTTTGCCAAGGCGTGCATGCATGGTTATGGATGATTTTTTTCGTCTCCAAACTGATTTTGCTGAGTTGTTGATTTCCAATCCGGATCTATACCGAAAGAAAGACAGATCATGCGCTATTGATTAAGGTTGCACCCTCAATagtatttttaaaatgtttaacaGGTAAAACaatatcatattcagattctacacatttttctaatcaatttccatatataacatttcaaaattggagttagggtttaaaagatatggatatttTTTTAAAAGCATTTGAATCTGCCCAAAAATAATAGATGGACTGTGGGTTGATTAACCAAAAGATCAgggttttttttgaaaaaagtgaACCATTTTTCTCCCTTAAAATAGGACCCTGGGTGAATTAACCAAAAGATCAGGGGTTTCTGAAAAaaagggcgaatcgttttttctcaCTTAAAATAGGACTGTGCGTTGATTTCGAAGAagagggggttttctgcaaaaatcaTGATGGATGGCAGAAGCATTCCTCCCTTTATTAGtaggttattattattattattattattattattattattattattattattattatttggttTCTTTATTTGGATTTGTAACTGTTGGTTGATTTGTTTTGAATGTGAATAGAGCGAAATAGCTGGAAAAATAATTGAAGGCGTTGGGAGTGGCTGTTCGATATCCCGTGAAAGAACTGAAGCAAAAGGCATCTCTTCATTGCATTTCTTATATCTTATCTCATTATGCACACTTAGGATTTATGATGTGCTTTATTTCACCAGGGAGAGACGAGATTTGGCAGATTGTCCATGGCTTGCATGTGAGCGGTGGAGATGATATCATTTGCACTGCTCATAACTTTTATAAAGTATGAATCTTTGTTATCACACAAAACATTGTCCTTCCAAAAATGGCAGGGTATTTTCCAATGCTGATATTTATTCATTTAAATGTAGCTAGCTCTTGATAATGACTTTACTAAGGGACGTCGAACAAGTCACGTTGCAGCCGCTTGTCTTTACATTGCCTGCCGGTAAGCTATCACCTAATTACTCCCTTGCTTTATTGAAAACATAGTTAAAAaacgctaggcgttaattgtgcattttgtcACCGCCTTGCGCTTTTCCGACCAAAGCGCACGATTATGCGCTAGGCGTGCCTTTTTTTAACTATGTTGAAACCGTTCCTATCCATTGGGCTTATTTCTTGTTCAAACATGACCTTCTCCCTTTGCACTTATGGGTGGGCCTTTTAGTATTCTGTGTTGTATTTGTTAGGATATGGCCTCTGCTGGGGTTCATTTATGTCTGCTTTGTTTGATGCCAGAATTTGGCTTGGCAATGCTTGGGTAAGCCCCAAAAAATTGCTCCCAAATTGCCTTGCCAACCTTGAAAAAGTTGCTCTTGCCAAATATTGGCTTTCAAACGAAGGATGCCTTTAAGTTCGTGGTGAAAACCTGCAGAAGTGTGCCTTTATAGTAGTTTTCAAAATGTAATAGAATGCCATATTGTGCCTTGGACTTGTGAGGTTCATCAAAGAGCGATAAATAAAACCAAAATGGCAAGACTTCAAGTGTGTAAACTACAAGACTTCTAAGCTTCTCCAGAAATATGCATGCAAAATTCTGCTAGGTTCACACACTATTTTCTTCTAAAGTTTAGGAATGACCAACTATTGTTTCTAGTTTGTTACGTTACAAACTGCAATTTCAAGGCAACTCTCATCCATACTGGTTAAGCCATTTTTGACTTTGACCATCATTATCTAAGATGGTAGGTATCTACCCTATCCACATGAAACTGTTTCGAATAGATTCATCAGGAAATGCACttttgtagtactccctccgtcccaaaataagtgcctcaagcttagtacaactttgtattagtgttagtacaaagttgagacacttattttgagacggagggagtatatgctttaTATGATTCTAATTAACATTTTTTGTGATAGAAATTAGCAGTCAAAGTGGTGCTTTGGACTTAGGTCAAGTCCAATAGAAGGCACACTACATGCTTATGTTTCAGTGTTTATTGCTGTCCTAAAAATAATCAATTTTTCTGCtttcttctgttttttcctttCTCTGAAATCTGTTGTCCTTTTATGCTTGTGTTGGTGTTTCCCTGTACATTGATTGTCCTTTtggtatcatcaaggaagtgtgcATATTTTAAATACTTGTTTTTTCAGGCGAGGTGAAAAACCTTATCTTCTTATTGATTTCTCAGACCATTTGCAAATAAGTGTGTAAGTACTCGCACTCTCATGCCCTCTATCTTGCACCCCTCATTGAAAGGGCTCATCTTAATTTATGTTTCAGTTATGTCCTAGGTGGTGTTTTTCTGCAGCTTTGCCAGGTTTTGTTACTCGGAGAACACCCAATTGTTCAAAAGCTTGTAGATCCTAGCCTTTTCATTCATCGTTTTACTGAACGTAAGTTGACGTACATGTGCATTCTTATATAATATACGCAATGCTTCTAGCTACATACAAGATACTTATTTACATCAAGGATTGTCAGAGCATTCACAATTCTTCACGTTCCTTTTCTGTTTCTGTTGTGATAAGGTAGTTCTTTGTGGGTTATGCCAGGATGGTTGACCCTTACCTTTCGTTGTATGAGATTTCAGACATGTTTGGATATCGAGACTGGACTTTCAGCTCCCGGGTGCAGGGGCACcctcatgaacagtaaattcagaacaatatgaaaaaaaactgaaactttggGGGATCAAATATGATCAAACATTCAACATTCATACAAAGTTTTAGCATAAAGAAACATTCGTGGAGCCctcacaaaaaaaatcaaaatcagTGTTCAAAGTTATGTGTACTTTTGAGCAGTAATTTTTTTTTGTGAGAGTTCCTCGAGTGTTGTTTCTGGCTGAAAAATCGCAAGAACATCAAAAGTTTGATCATATTTGATCCCTCAAAATTTCACATTTTTACGATTTTCTTTTCATATCGTTTTGAAGTTACTGTTCATGAGGGTGCTCCTGCACCCAGGAGCTGTCACACATTTCCCTTGGATATCTTGAATCTTTATTGCGTCGGCACTCAGCAAGCATGGAAAAATTAGCCCATGGGAGAACTTAAGGGAGCAAGGTTATGAAGTGTAGATGTTTGCTTCTTTTGCATTGAATACTTGAACATATAAATGAGGGTGCCTTTTTCAGTATAAAAACTGTTTATCATCAATGCTATCAATTTTAAACTCTAACAACGTATTCAAAACAATGTTTACATAAATCATGGGACCTATTTTTGCGGTCAAGATTTCTAGTTCTGCCAAGCATAGCTTTCATATGGAAGGCTAGTAGGACAATTACATTGGTTAGCAAAGAGAATCAACATGctatttttttatgatttttctcTATTATCGGTAACATGTAGGTTTACTGGGAAAAAGGGACAATGCTGTCTCGGACACAGCTTTACGCATTGTAGCTAGCATGAAGCGAGACTGGATGCAGGCTAGTATCTTTGTCATTCTAGTTTCTTATTTTCGTTCTTTTGTAAGCTGGTAATAGCTTGTCTTGTCTTAGCAGACTGGGAGGAAGCCAAGTGGTTTATGTGGTGCAGCATTATATATCGCGGCACTTTCTCACGGATATGATTACACCAAGGCAGATATTGTAAGCCCAGATGCTCCAGATGGATCTACTTTTTTTTTTTGCAGGGTCCAGATGGATCTACTTACACAAGAGTTGTATCCAGAACGTCTTTCCTTTGTAGttttgtactactccctccgtccggaaatacttgtcatcaaaatggataaaacgggatgtatctagacgtattttagttctagatacatccttttttgtccattttgatgacaagtattttcggacggagggagtagctataaAGTAGTggtgatctaaaacgtcttatattagtttacagagggagtagtatttattgtgCATATGCAGCACTATTGAGAGCCTATGGTGCGTCCTATCCATTTGCTACTTCATGTGCAACCAGCGAGCATGGGACCACAAATAGCGCAGAAATTTCTGAAACATATTTACAGCATTGACAATACATGTCATCTAAGGAACAAATTGTCTTTTTTTATTTCTCAAATGTTCCTTGAATTTTGTATCAGAAATTTTGAGATCTTGTTTACTTGGTAGGTGCATCTTTTGTTAATGTGTCAAAATGTATCCCAGTTTTTTGTGACGTTGTGGTGTTGGTAGCATTGAAAGGTAGGAAGCACCAGATGTGTGTAATGTAGGTTCAAATATGAAATGGCACTAATTATGTTTTATCTTTTTCAGGCTGCTGTTGTGCATGTCTGTGAGGCAACACTATTTAAGCGCTTGGTAGAGTTTGAAAATACAGATTCTGGTAGCTTAACGGTATGTATGTGCTCCCCATGAATAGCCAAATGTGGGTTGGCTATTATCAAATGACTCGCATTTTTCTGAAATATAATCATTCTCATCAGTAATTACTTACATCCTATATAAACTCACTGTTTAGAAAGTACTAAGACAAGAAGTTGTCTAACCTAGGCTACATTAAAGTAAACATAGGCTAATCCCTACAAATACAGAAACAAGCAGAACAAAAACTTAGATATCTCTTACACTACTTCAGATCGGCACCGCACTAATCGGCACTTAAATCCCTCTGCTGATGGGTAGGGGCGTAGGGCACCTGTCAGTGACCAAACTTCGGTTGTGTGTCCATCTAAGCACTCCACCCGTCAGTGGACTCAGTCACCAAACTTCGGTTGTGGTCCATCCAAGCACTCCTCCACCCGTCAGTAAAGTGTGAGTTCCATTGACGGGCACTCCAAGTTTGCCCATCGGTGGTGACTTCACCAGTGAACATGCCTGCCCGTCATGGTGTGTTTACCAAAAGTTTTTCAGGattttttaaatttattattaCACATATTTCATATACAATTGTATTCCACATACACTACAACACACGTTCCATATAGATACATATACATTGCACAATTGATCACTACAACAAACATTGCATATTGATTCATCTTAAGAAACAATTCTTAAAAAGAAAAGGTGTACCCAGTGCTGAAAGCTCCCACACAAGATGGGGTTTGGGGAAATGAATTTCTAGACAGCCTTACATAGGTTCCATCAATACATTTCATATGTTCATCAGTACTGATCAGAACTGCCCTTCTAAGAAACAATTCTTACATATGTTCATCAATACATTTCATTCCTTACACTGTGATATTCCAAAAACATCCCTTCCAGGAGCGAAATAAATGAGTACAACCCCAGCAGCTTATAGGTGTGTGCTTAATCGTAGAACTTAGGAAAGAATGGAGCGGGACAATGAGATGTGCTCAAGCGCATCGATCTCGTCGACAAAGATATACTTGATTGCATCTCCCCTCCGTTGTTCTCTAAGTTCCGTAGCAAGGCAAGCACCCGTTTTACCATCCTGCAAGTCTTGAAAAATCATGCACTAATCTACCTTCATCTAGCTATCCTACAGATCATACTGATCTATCTAGCTAGGTTATCGTATTTTTGACTTGCTCATCATCACTTGGTGCCTaccaaaagatattttttacaAGTTATTAGTTACTATGAAACACTAGAAATGCCTCAACTCGATGGCAGCCAACCACATATGCCTTGGCTTGATGGCTCGGACCCACAATAGAGCTACGTCTTGATGACTGGCACAACAAAGCTGAAACAAGGACAAGGCTAGGTGAGCCAGCTCGATTATGAAGGCTTCGGTGGAGGCGCATTGGCACCTTCATTGCCTTGGCCTTATGGGTGCCGGCACCATGGCCACCCACGTGGCGAATTGAGAGGGATAGACCGGAGCACCGCCGGATCCTGCAGAGGAGGGTTGATGATGCCATGGCCACCCACGTGTTGCGGCTTGGAGAGGACGGGACCGTCGCACCGCCATATCCTGCGTAGTTGGCAAAGGCAAGGATGAAGGCTGTCGCCATGCCTCCGGATCCGGCGTAGCCGAGGATGAGgtggaggtgggggggggggggatgcgagCGGaatctgccgggggggggggggggggggggagggggggatgaGGGACTTTGGGGTTTCCCGACAAATTTTTGTAGAGGCGAGGGGTGAGGTATGTAGGCTTTTTTGGCCATCAAAAAAAGGAACATGAGCTTTTTGGGCCTTTTCAGTGACGGGTGACACCCTAGCGACTTTCCTTTCAGTGGAAATTTGTCGCCTGCTGACGAGATGATATCACTGACAGGCACACATGCTTGTCCATCAGTGATGATGGGAGAATCACTGACAGGCAGGCATGTTGTACTCATCAGCGAAGACATGCTGCCAGTAGTGTTGTCGACCAGAGTTGCTGGTCCGCATACTACTGACAGGCACTTTCTGCGCTCGTCAATGGAGATTTCACAATGTTGCG encodes the following:
- the LOC123103872 gene encoding E3 ubiquitin-protein ligase RNF14 isoform X2, whose product is MDDDFAAAEAEQLEEVLRLSAQSATMACAVCRLMTVSLEASWKPENCDHAICIDCFAKYTTETVATEMPKCPVASCKYHVDPEIHELMEVDDDGSLIAIKEIDDGKGKEHPYNGLEEFGQCSGSGTMMCAVCRLMTVSLEASWKPENCDHIICITCFARYTTETMATEMPKCPITSCDSLLKPDTPQVIDIDDDGDTGSSSSIRAIIDKGKQPCNDVLQELGQCSSGTAIANDFYCTICMEEVPAIECFPVDGCTHAFCVSCVRQYIAAKVEENVLPVRCPDPGCKDGTLQPEACRDVIPTPLFQRWGAALCDMALEGIKFYCPFNDCSTLLVDDHQDGDAAIRDVECPHCSRMFCAQCKVPWHDGVDCAEFQRLGKDERGREDLLLRKVAQESKWRRCGKCKMYVERVEGCVYIVCRCGHHFCYLCGSEMAKGNHRCSKCKRTW
- the LOC123103872 gene encoding E3 ubiquitin-protein ligase RNF14 isoform X1, producing MPDATAAAGVERAGSSGKDACALGSAEDRMDDDFAAAEAEQLEEVLRLSAQSATMACAVCRLMTVSLEASWKPENCDHAICIDCFAKYTTETVATEMPKCPVASCKYHVDPEIHELMEVDDDGSLIAIKEIDDGKGKEHPYNGLEEFGQCSGSGTMMCAVCRLMTVSLEASWKPENCDHIICITCFARYTTETMATEMPKCPITSCDSLLKPDTPQVIDIDDDGDTGSSSSIRAIIDKGKQPCNDVLQELGQCSSGTAIANDFYCTICMEEVPAIECFPVDGCTHAFCVSCVRQYIAAKVEENVLPVRCPDPGCKDGTLQPEACRDVIPTPLFQRWGAALCDMALEGIKFYCPFNDCSTLLVDDHQDGDAAIRDVECPHCSRMFCAQCKVPWHDGVDCAEFQRLGKDERGREDLLLRKVAQESKWRRCGKCKMYVERVEGCVYIVCRCGHHFCYLCGSEMAKGNHRCSKCKRTW